In one window of Anthonomus grandis grandis chromosome 11, icAntGran1.3, whole genome shotgun sequence DNA:
- the LOC126742315 gene encoding uncharacterized protein LOC126742315 has protein sequence MVRTVFKRRPEISIRKSENTSIARALGMSRETVNIYFLDIQRIMTEHNFYDKPGHIFNTDETGLQLNTRAGQVLAEQGSKCVPSLSPGKKGETISVMACCSAEGTFIPPYYIFKGKNKKEDWHEGMPPGSTIRMSEKSAYVNSEIFLEWLRTHFLPRKPSGKTLLIVDGHTSHTTNLDLLEFAEQNDIILFCLPSHTTHYLQPLDRAFFKSLKSNFYAECRFMIQNNPNRVLNRLQFGKLLGRAWGNSATVQNAASAFKSTGIYPFDPLIIPEYAFLTQTPLESPETETLQTVQTDTLSVRAESSQPGPSGI, from the coding sequence ATGGTTAGAACTGTTTTTAAGCGAAGACCTGAAATTTCAATCAGAAAATCCGAGAACACCTCAATTGCGCGAGCTTTGGGAATGTCAAGAGAAACcgttaatatttactttttggaTATACAGAGAATTATGACTGAAcacaatttttatgataaacccGGGCATATATTCAATACAGACGAAACAGGATTACAGCTGAACACTAGAGCTGGTCAGGTACTAGCCGAACAAGGATCAAAATGTGTTCCAAGCCTAAGCCCTGGGAAAAAAGGTGAGACAATTAGTGTTATGGCATGTTGTAGCGCAGAAGGCACTTTTATCCCCccatattatattttcaaaggaaaaaataaaaaagaagactgGCATGAAGGTATGCCACCGGGTTCTACAATTAGAATGTCGGAAAAATCTGCTTACGTTAATAGCGagatttttttagaatggtTACGAACACATTTTCTACCAAGAAAGCCCTCGGGTAAAACTTTACTAATAGTAGATGGCCACACGTCCCATACGACCAACCTGGACCTACTAGAATTTGCTGAGcaaaatgatataattttgttttgtttaccaTCGCATACAACTCACTACCTGCAGCCTCTTGATCGCGCCTTCTTTAAATCTCTTAAAAGCAACTTCTACGCTGAATGCCGTTTTATGATTCAAAATAACCCAAACAGGGTCCTTAATCGTCTTCAATTTGGTAAGCTGTTAGGTCGAGCATGGGGAAACTCAGCAACTGTTCAAAATGCGGCCTCTGCATTTAAATCCACTGGGATTTATCCATTTGATCCGTTAATTATCCCGGAATATGCTTTTTTAACACAGACACCCCTTGAAAGTCCTGAAACAGAAACATTACAGACGGTCCAGACGGATACCTTATCAGTTAGAGCTGAGTCTTCTCAACCAGGCCCCTCCggaatttaa